The following are from one region of the Leucobacter sp. Psy1 genome:
- a CDS encoding class II 3-deoxy-7-phosphoheptulonate synthase, which translates to MKSLDAYQSLEAKQQPTWSDPGAVSAARADLASQPPLVFAGEVDQLRERLAAASRGEGFLLQGGDCAETFAAATADKIRDRVKTLLQMAVVLTYGASMPVIKVGRMAGQFAKPRSSNTETREGVTLPAYRGDIVNGYDFTPQSREADPSRLVRGYHVSASTLNLIRAFTQGGFADLRQVHEWNKGFVSNPANQRYESLAGEIDRALRFMDACGVDHTALKQTEFYVSHEALLLDYERPLVRIDSRTGEAYDTSGHFLWIGERTRDIDGAHVEFLSHVRNPIGVKLGPTTTADDAMRLIDKLDPEREPGRLTFITRMGAGKIRDALPPILEGVRAEGAQPLWVTDPMHGNGITTATGYKTRRFDDVMDELLGFFEAHRAVGTIPGGIHVELTGDDVTECLGGSENIDEATLETRYESLCDPRLNHMQSLELAFRVAEELKRFTA; encoded by the coding sequence CTGAAGAGCCTCGACGCGTATCAGTCGCTCGAGGCGAAACAGCAGCCCACATGGTCGGATCCCGGGGCCGTTTCTGCCGCCAGGGCGGACCTCGCCTCGCAGCCCCCACTCGTGTTCGCCGGTGAAGTGGATCAGCTGCGGGAACGGCTCGCAGCGGCGTCGCGGGGAGAGGGATTCCTCCTCCAGGGCGGCGACTGCGCCGAGACCTTCGCGGCAGCGACCGCAGACAAGATCCGCGACCGGGTCAAGACTCTGCTGCAGATGGCAGTCGTACTCACGTACGGCGCGTCGATGCCGGTGATCAAGGTCGGCCGGATGGCCGGCCAGTTCGCGAAGCCGCGCTCGAGCAATACGGAGACGCGCGAGGGTGTCACCCTTCCCGCCTACCGCGGCGACATCGTCAACGGATACGACTTCACGCCGCAGTCGCGCGAAGCCGACCCCTCGCGCCTGGTGCGCGGCTACCACGTCTCGGCGTCGACGCTGAACCTGATCCGCGCGTTCACGCAGGGCGGGTTCGCCGATCTCCGTCAGGTGCACGAGTGGAACAAGGGATTCGTCTCGAACCCGGCGAACCAGCGCTACGAGTCGCTCGCGGGTGAGATCGACCGCGCCCTCCGCTTCATGGATGCGTGCGGCGTCGACCACACGGCGCTCAAGCAGACCGAGTTCTACGTCAGCCACGAGGCGCTGCTGCTCGACTACGAGCGGCCCCTCGTCAGGATCGACTCCCGGACGGGCGAGGCCTACGACACCTCGGGCCACTTCCTGTGGATCGGCGAGCGCACCCGCGACATCGACGGCGCCCACGTGGAGTTCCTCTCGCACGTGCGCAACCCGATCGGGGTCAAGCTCGGCCCGACCACCACTGCCGACGATGCGATGCGTCTCATCGACAAGCTGGATCCCGAGCGCGAGCCGGGCCGGCTGACCTTCATCACCCGCATGGGGGCGGGCAAGATCCGCGACGCGCTCCCGCCGATCCTCGAGGGCGTTCGCGCCGAGGGGGCGCAGCCCCTGTGGGTCACCGATCCGATGCACGGCAACGGCATCACCACGGCGACCGGGTACAAGACGCGCCGGTTCGATGACGTGATGGACGAGCTGCTCGGGTTCTTCGAGGCGCACCGCGCCGTCGGCACGATTCCCGGTGGCATCCACGTCGAGCTGACCGGTGACGATGTCACCGAGTGCCTCGGCGGATCCGAGAACATCGACGAGGCGACCCTCGAGACGCGGTACGAGTCGCTCTGCGATCCGCGCCTCAATCACATGCAGTCGCTCGAGCTCGCGTTCCGCGTGGCTGAAGAGCTGAAGCGCTTCACAGCGTAA
- a CDS encoding 1-acyl-sn-glycerol-3-phosphate acyltransferase: MLYWFFKHLVFGPFLKTIYRPWVEGAENMPTSGPVIIVGNHLSVIDSFFMPLMVDRRVYFLAKSEYFSGKGLKGWIVKNFMLSVGQLPIDRSGGKASEASLNTGLAVLDRGDVLGIYPEGTRSPDARLYRGRTGVARLVIESGAAVVPVVMIDTEKAMPIGAKIPKIRRIGTVIGKPLDFSRFAGMSADRFVLRSVTDEIMLEIQRLSDQEYVDVYASSVRAAQA, from the coding sequence TTGTTGTACTGGTTTTTCAAGCATCTCGTCTTCGGTCCCTTCCTGAAGACGATCTATCGACCGTGGGTCGAGGGGGCCGAGAATATGCCGACCTCAGGGCCGGTCATCATCGTCGGCAACCACCTCTCGGTGATCGACTCCTTCTTCATGCCGCTGATGGTTGATCGTCGCGTGTACTTCCTCGCGAAGAGCGAGTACTTCAGCGGGAAAGGCCTGAAGGGCTGGATCGTCAAGAACTTCATGTTGTCCGTCGGTCAGCTCCCCATCGACCGCTCGGGCGGCAAGGCCTCGGAGGCGTCGCTCAATACCGGCCTTGCGGTGCTCGACCGCGGTGATGTGCTCGGCATCTATCCCGAGGGCACGCGGAGCCCTGACGCGAGGCTGTATCGCGGTCGCACGGGCGTCGCCCGTCTCGTGATCGAATCGGGCGCCGCCGTCGTGCCCGTCGTCATGATCGACACCGAAAAAGCCATGCCGATCGGGGCGAAGATCCCGAAGATCCGTCGCATCGGCACCGTGATCGGCAAGCCGCTCGACTTCTCCCGCTTCGCGGGCATGAGCGCTGATCGCTTCGTCCTCCGCAGCGTCACCGACGAGATCATGCTCGAGATCCAGCGGCTCAGCGATCAGGAGTACGTCGACGTCTACGCTTCCAGCGTCCGCGCTGCCCAGGCCTGA
- a CDS encoding long-chain fatty acid--CoA ligase: MNLAETPIIVPESADDNVTDLLEERVAATPTGALFAVPEGDGWRDISAAAFKEQVVAVAKGLVAGGVEPGDRIGFMCKTKYEWSLIDFALFYAGAVMVPVYETSSPSQVHWILEDSGARGMITETPDHAARFDEVEADLPRVTLKWNLDRGAVDRLIADGTEVPDEEIERRRSIANGDDIATLIYTSGSTGRPKGCVLTHANFVGLARNSASALGEVVRPGSSTLLFITLAHVFARFISVLAVYGGVRVGHQADTSQLLPALGSFRPTFLLAVPRVFEKVYNSAEQKAEGDGKGKIFRKAAQVAVDYSEAQDAGRVPLMLDLKFRLFDKLVFSKLRARLGGQVAYAVSGSAPLGRYLGHFYRSLGIKILEGYGLTETTAPVTVNLPDRFKIGTVGPPLPGHRVRIAEDGEIEVAGIDVFREYWQNPEATQAAFTEDGFFKTGDVGTLDADGYLTITGRKKEIIVTAGGKNVAPAILEDPIRSNSIIGQVVVVGEQKPFIAALVTLDREMLPAWLENQGEDPDMTLEEAAAHPKVQAEVQRAVDHGNTFVSRAESVRKFVVLPTEFTQESGHLTPKLSIKRDNILRDYAGEIHKLYGDNPKTEAVSLK, from the coding sequence GTGAATCTGGCCGAAACCCCCATCATCGTCCCGGAGTCCGCCGACGACAACGTCACCGACCTCCTCGAAGAACGGGTGGCTGCGACTCCGACGGGTGCGCTCTTCGCCGTCCCCGAGGGCGACGGCTGGCGCGACATCTCCGCCGCGGCGTTCAAGGAGCAGGTCGTCGCCGTCGCGAAGGGTCTCGTAGCCGGGGGTGTCGAACCGGGTGATCGTATCGGGTTCATGTGCAAGACCAAGTACGAGTGGTCCCTCATCGACTTCGCTCTCTTCTACGCCGGCGCCGTCATGGTCCCGGTGTACGAGACGTCGTCACCCTCTCAGGTGCACTGGATCCTCGAGGATTCAGGCGCGCGCGGCATGATCACGGAGACGCCGGATCACGCGGCGCGGTTCGACGAGGTCGAGGCCGACCTGCCGAGGGTCACGCTCAAGTGGAACCTCGATCGCGGCGCGGTCGACCGCCTCATCGCGGATGGCACCGAGGTGCCAGACGAGGAGATCGAGCGTCGCCGCTCGATCGCGAACGGCGACGACATCGCCACCCTCATCTACACCTCCGGCTCGACCGGGCGCCCCAAGGGCTGCGTACTCACGCACGCCAACTTCGTCGGGCTCGCCCGAAACTCGGCCTCCGCTCTCGGCGAGGTCGTGCGACCCGGGTCGTCGACCCTCCTCTTCATCACGCTCGCGCACGTGTTCGCCCGCTTCATCTCGGTGCTGGCCGTCTACGGCGGCGTCCGGGTCGGGCACCAGGCCGACACCAGCCAGCTGCTCCCCGCTCTCGGGTCGTTCCGCCCCACGTTCCTCTTGGCCGTTCCCCGCGTGTTCGAGAAGGTCTACAACTCGGCCGAGCAGAAGGCCGAGGGCGACGGGAAGGGCAAGATCTTCCGCAAGGCCGCGCAGGTCGCCGTCGATTACTCCGAGGCCCAGGACGCTGGTCGCGTTCCGCTCATGCTCGACCTCAAGTTCCGTCTCTTCGACAAGCTCGTGTTCTCGAAGCTCCGTGCGCGCCTCGGCGGCCAGGTCGCCTACGCCGTTTCGGGTTCAGCCCCGCTCGGCCGCTACCTCGGTCACTTCTACCGGAGTCTCGGAATCAAGATCCTCGAGGGCTACGGTCTCACCGAAACCACCGCTCCGGTCACGGTGAACCTGCCCGATCGCTTCAAGATCGGCACCGTCGGCCCGCCCCTCCCCGGTCACCGCGTGCGGATCGCCGAGGATGGCGAGATCGAGGTCGCCGGAATCGATGTCTTCCGCGAGTACTGGCAGAATCCCGAGGCCACCCAGGCCGCCTTCACCGAGGACGGGTTCTTCAAGACCGGCGATGTCGGCACGCTCGACGCCGATGGTTACCTCACGATCACGGGACGCAAGAAGGAGATCATCGTCACGGCGGGCGGGAAGAATGTGGCGCCCGCTATCCTCGAGGATCCGATCCGCTCGAACTCTATCATCGGCCAGGTCGTCGTCGTCGGCGAACAGAAGCCGTTCATCGCGGCCCTCGTCACGCTCGATCGCGAAATGCTGCCGGCCTGGCTCGAAAATCAGGGCGAGGATCCAGACATGACGCTCGAGGAAGCCGCTGCGCACCCCAAGGTCCAGGCCGAGGTGCAGCGTGCGGTCGATCACGGCAACACGTTCGTCTCACGGGCGGAGTCGGTGCGAAAGTTCGTGGTCCTGCCCACGGAGTTCACTCAGGAGAGCGGCCATCTGACACCGAAGCTGAGCATCAAGCGCGACAACATCCTGCGCGATTACGCCGGCGAGATCCACAAGCTCTACGGGGACAACCCGAAGACCGAGGCCGTCTCCTTGAAGTAG
- the def gene encoding peptide deformylase, with translation MAVREIRLFGDPVLRTVCTPVDRIDDGVRAMVADLCDTVDFDGRAGLASTQIGYTQRAFSLNIDGEVSYVINPEIIELSGEPVPTGEGCLSVPDLWFPVLRYPRASVRGIDLDGEEIEIAGEGLMAQALQHECDHLDGKLYLSRLDRETRGEAMRQVRSAAWF, from the coding sequence GTGGCGGTACGTGAGATTCGGTTGTTCGGCGATCCGGTCTTGCGTACCGTCTGCACCCCGGTCGACCGCATCGACGACGGAGTGCGCGCCATGGTCGCGGACCTGTGCGACACCGTCGACTTCGACGGTCGGGCGGGGCTCGCCTCGACCCAGATCGGGTACACGCAGCGTGCCTTCAGTCTCAACATCGACGGGGAGGTCAGCTACGTGATCAACCCGGAGATCATCGAGCTTTCGGGAGAGCCCGTGCCCACCGGGGAGGGGTGCCTTTCGGTGCCAGACCTCTGGTTCCCGGTGCTGCGGTACCCGCGCGCCTCTGTTCGCGGTATCGATCTCGACGGCGAAGAGATCGAGATCGCCGGAGAGGGACTCATGGCGCAGGCGCTGCAGCACGAGTGCGATCATCTTGACGGCAAGCTCTACCTCAGTCGTCTTGATCGTGAGACGCGCGGCGAGGCGATGCGCCAGGTGCGCAGCGCGGCCTGGTTCTAA
- a CDS encoding pyruvate carboxylase yields MFEKILVANRGEIAIRAFRAASELGAATVAVFPYEDRNSLHRLKADEAYQIGVEGHPVRAYLDIDEVVRVARESGCDAIYPGYGFLSENPGLAEAAEAAGIRFIGPGRQALEMAGNKVAAKEHAIAAGVPVLRSTPPTTDVDALIAGAEEIGFPVFAKAVAGGGGRGMRRVERPEDLRDALEAAMREADAAFGDPTMFIEQAVLRPRHIEVQILADRTGATVHLFERDCSVQRRHQKVVEIAPAPNLDPAVRDALTRDAVAFAKSIGYENAGTVEFLLDTEGERAGEHVFIEMNPRIQVEHTVTEEITDVDLVQSQMRIAAGETLEDLGLRQEDLYIRGAALQCRITTENPEDGFRPDLGRITTYRSAGGGGVRLDGGTINPGAHISPHFDSMLAKLTCRGRDFGAAVTKAQRALTEFRIRGVATNIPFLQAVLDDPDFQAGDVSTSFIEERPELLSRNKPQDRATKLLQYLADVTVNQPHGDRPVGVDPAVKLPQVDLSAPVPDGNRQRLLELGPEGFARALREQTALAVTETTFRDAHQSLLATRVRSRDLVAAAPHVARLTPQLLSVEAWGGATYDVALRFLAEDPWERLAALRAAMPNVPIQMLLRGQNTVGYTPYPAKVANAFVAEAAGTGVDVFRIFDALNDVNQMRVAIDAVRETGTTVAEVAMSYTGNLLSPAEDKYTLDYYLGLAEQIVEAGAHVLAIKDMAGLLRPAAAAKLVTALRERFDLPVHLHTHDTPGGQLATLLAASQAGVDAVDVASAPMSGTTSQPSLSALVAALTDTDRDTGIDLDAVFALEPYWDAVRSAYRPFESGLPSPTGRVYTHEIPGGQLSNLRQQANALGLADNFEKIENMYAAADRILGRIPKVTPSSKVVGDLALHLVAVDADPADFEENPGSYDIPDSVVGFMAGELGDIPGGWPEPFRSKVLAGRTPKIGVADVSSEDEARLNEPGAVRQETLNRLLFPAPARSFADARERFGDLSVLTTGDYLYGLEVGAEHAIDLAPGVRLYVGLEAIGEADDKGVRTVMTRVNGQLRPVFVKDESVAVASAAAEKADRTVPGQVGAPFSGTVTLKVEAGSRVETGEPIATIEAMKMEAAITAPVSGKIERLVFEGARAVDAGDLLAVIAEE; encoded by the coding sequence ATGTTCGAAAAGATTCTGGTGGCCAATCGCGGCGAGATCGCGATTCGCGCGTTTCGCGCCGCGAGCGAGCTCGGAGCCGCAACGGTTGCGGTGTTCCCGTATGAGGATCGCAACTCGCTCCATCGTCTGAAGGCGGACGAGGCGTACCAGATCGGCGTCGAAGGGCACCCGGTGCGCGCCTACCTCGACATCGACGAGGTCGTGCGGGTCGCGCGCGAGTCCGGGTGCGACGCGATCTACCCCGGGTACGGGTTCCTGTCGGAGAACCCCGGCCTGGCCGAGGCGGCCGAGGCGGCGGGCATTCGTTTTATCGGACCGGGCCGTCAGGCTCTGGAGATGGCGGGGAACAAGGTCGCGGCGAAGGAGCATGCGATCGCCGCTGGGGTCCCCGTGCTGCGTTCGACACCGCCGACGACCGACGTCGACGCCTTGATCGCCGGAGCGGAGGAGATCGGGTTCCCCGTCTTCGCGAAGGCGGTAGCGGGCGGTGGAGGCCGAGGTATGCGACGGGTCGAGCGGCCCGAGGATCTGCGCGACGCCCTCGAGGCGGCCATGCGGGAGGCCGATGCGGCGTTCGGCGATCCGACGATGTTCATCGAGCAGGCTGTGCTCAGACCTCGGCACATCGAGGTGCAGATCCTCGCTGACCGCACCGGGGCGACAGTGCACCTGTTCGAGCGGGACTGCTCGGTGCAGCGGCGACATCAGAAGGTCGTCGAGATCGCACCGGCGCCGAACCTCGATCCCGCCGTGCGTGATGCCCTCACGAGGGACGCGGTCGCGTTCGCGAAGTCGATCGGGTACGAGAATGCGGGAACGGTCGAGTTCCTGCTCGACACCGAGGGCGAGCGAGCGGGGGAACACGTCTTCATCGAGATGAACCCGCGTATCCAGGTGGAGCACACCGTCACGGAAGAGATCACCGACGTCGATCTGGTGCAGTCGCAGATGCGGATCGCGGCAGGGGAGACGCTGGAGGATCTCGGCCTGCGGCAGGAAGACCTGTACATCCGCGGGGCGGCGCTGCAGTGCCGGATCACGACGGAGAATCCCGAGGACGGGTTTCGGCCCGACCTCGGCCGGATCACGACGTACCGGTCGGCCGGCGGCGGCGGGGTGCGCCTGGACGGCGGCACGATCAACCCGGGTGCCCACATCAGTCCCCACTTCGATTCGATGCTCGCCAAGCTCACCTGCCGCGGTCGCGACTTCGGTGCGGCGGTCACGAAGGCGCAGCGCGCGCTGACCGAGTTCCGGATCCGGGGCGTCGCGACGAACATCCCCTTCCTGCAGGCCGTGCTGGACGATCCCGACTTCCAGGCCGGTGATGTCTCGACCTCGTTCATCGAGGAGCGTCCCGAGCTGCTGTCGCGGAACAAGCCGCAGGACCGTGCCACCAAGCTGCTGCAGTACCTCGCCGATGTCACGGTGAACCAGCCCCACGGCGACCGTCCGGTGGGCGTCGATCCCGCGGTCAAGCTCCCCCAGGTCGATCTCTCCGCTCCGGTGCCCGACGGGAACCGGCAGCGTCTGCTCGAGCTCGGGCCCGAGGGGTTCGCGCGCGCGCTGCGCGAGCAGACGGCGCTCGCGGTGACGGAGACGACGTTCCGTGACGCGCACCAGTCGCTGCTGGCGACGCGAGTGCGCTCGCGCGACCTGGTGGCCGCAGCCCCGCACGTGGCACGGCTCACGCCGCAGCTGCTGTCGGTCGAGGCGTGGGGCGGTGCGACGTACGACGTCGCCCTCCGGTTCCTCGCCGAGGACCCCTGGGAGCGGCTCGCTGCGCTCCGAGCGGCGATGCCGAACGTGCCCATCCAGATGCTGCTGCGCGGGCAGAACACCGTCGGCTACACGCCGTACCCGGCGAAGGTCGCGAACGCGTTCGTCGCGGAGGCCGCCGGCACGGGCGTCGACGTGTTCCGCATCTTCGACGCGCTCAACGATGTGAACCAGATGCGCGTCGCGATCGATGCGGTCCGCGAGACCGGGACCACGGTCGCGGAGGTCGCGATGTCGTACACGGGGAACCTGCTGAGCCCGGCAGAGGACAAGTACACCCTCGATTACTACCTCGGTCTTGCCGAGCAGATCGTCGAGGCGGGAGCGCACGTGCTCGCGATCAAGGACATGGCCGGCCTGCTGCGCCCTGCGGCGGCGGCGAAGCTCGTCACCGCGCTGCGCGAGCGGTTCGATCTCCCGGTGCACCTGCACACCCACGACACCCCTGGCGGGCAGCTCGCGACGCTTCTCGCGGCGTCGCAGGCCGGAGTCGATGCCGTCGACGTCGCCTCGGCGCCGATGTCGGGGACGACCAGCCAGCCCTCCCTCTCGGCGCTGGTGGCCGCGCTGACCGACACCGATCGCGACACCGGGATCGATCTCGACGCGGTCTTCGCGCTCGAGCCGTACTGGGACGCCGTACGCAGCGCGTACCGGCCGTTCGAGTCCGGCCTCCCCTCGCCGACTGGCCGCGTGTACACCCACGAGATCCCCGGTGGTCAGCTGTCGAACCTCCGCCAGCAGGCGAACGCGCTCGGTCTGGCGGACAACTTCGAGAAGATCGAGAACATGTATGCCGCCGCCGACCGGATCCTCGGCAGGATCCCGAAGGTCACGCCGTCATCCAAGGTGGTCGGCGACCTCGCCCTGCACCTCGTCGCCGTCGACGCGGACCCGGCCGATTTCGAGGAGAATCCCGGCAGTTACGACATCCCCGACTCGGTCGTGGGATTCATGGCTGGAGAGCTCGGCGACATCCCAGGCGGGTGGCCCGAACCCTTCCGGTCGAAGGTGCTCGCCGGCCGGACGCCGAAGATCGGCGTCGCCGACGTCTCATCCGAGGACGAGGCTCGCCTGAACGAACCGGGTGCGGTGCGGCAGGAGACCCTCAACCGTCTGCTGTTCCCTGCGCCGGCGCGTTCGTTCGCCGATGCCAGGGAGCGCTTCGGCGACCTCTCGGTGCTGACGACGGGGGACTACCTCTACGGACTCGAGGTCGGTGCCGAGCACGCCATCGATCTTGCGCCAGGGGTGCGGCTCTACGTCGGGCTCGAGGCGATCGGCGAAGCCGATGACAAGGGTGTGCGCACCGTCATGACCCGTGTGAACGGGCAGCTGCGCCCGGTCTTCGTGAAGGACGAGTCCGTTGCGGTGGCTTCTGCCGCTGCGGAGAAGGCTGACCGCACAGTTCCCGGCCAGGTCGGTGCGCCGTTCTCCGGCACCGTCACGCTGAAGGTTGAAGCCGGAAGCCGGGTGGAGACTGGGGAACCCATCGCGACGATCGAAGCGATGAAGATGGAGGCGGCGATCACCGCCCCCGTGTCGGGTAAGATCGAGCGGTTGGTATTCGAGGGGGCGCGCGCCGTGGACGCGGGCGACCTGCTCGCGGTGATCGCGGAGGAGTGA
- a CDS encoding ParA family protein, which translates to MHVLSVSSLKGGVGKTTVTLGLASAAFSRGLRTLVVDLDPQSDVSTGMDIDPEGRGTVADVLESPKENTVRSAIAPSGWNRHHEGGAIDLLIGSPSAINFDGPHPSVRDIWKLEEALAHVESDYDLVLIDCAPSLNALTRTAWAASDRVLVVTEPGLFAVAAADRALRAIEELRRGVSPRLQPLGIVINRTRPQSMEHQFRTRELREMFGPLVLNPQLPERTSLQQAQGAAKPVHVWPGDAAREMSGYFDQILDRVLRSGGIDAPSAAAAGRMTTVVNDQLPDEVKDTAEVVTDKE; encoded by the coding sequence GTGCATGTATTGAGCGTCAGTTCCCTGAAAGGCGGCGTCGGTAAGACGACCGTGACACTTGGCCTCGCATCTGCGGCATTTTCGCGCGGCCTCCGCACGCTTGTGGTCGATCTCGACCCGCAGTCGGATGTCTCGACGGGCATGGATATTGATCCGGAGGGTCGCGGCACGGTCGCCGATGTACTCGAGAGCCCGAAAGAGAACACCGTGCGCAGCGCCATCGCGCCGAGCGGTTGGAACCGCCACCACGAAGGCGGAGCGATCGACCTGCTCATCGGGAGCCCCTCCGCCATCAACTTCGACGGCCCGCACCCGTCGGTGCGCGACATCTGGAAGCTCGAGGAGGCGCTCGCGCACGTCGAGTCCGACTACGATCTCGTGCTGATCGACTGCGCGCCGTCGCTCAATGCCCTGACGCGCACCGCCTGGGCGGCGAGTGACCGCGTGCTGGTCGTGACGGAGCCCGGCCTCTTCGCCGTCGCCGCGGCCGACCGCGCCCTGCGCGCCATCGAGGAGCTGCGTCGCGGAGTGAGCCCGCGACTCCAGCCGCTCGGCATTGTGATCAACCGTACGCGGCCCCAGTCCATGGAGCACCAGTTCCGCACGCGCGAGCTTCGCGAGATGTTCGGCCCGCTCGTCCTGAATCCGCAGCTGCCCGAGCGCACCTCGCTGCAGCAGGCGCAGGGCGCCGCGAAGCCGGTCCACGTCTGGCCGGGCGACGCCGCACGCGAGATGTCCGGGTACTTCGACCAGATCCTGGACCGTGTCCTGCGATCAGGCGGAATCGACGCCCCGTCGGCCGCCGCGGCGGGCCGCATGACGACCGTCGTAAACGATCAGCTGCCCGACGAAGTCAAGGACACCGCGGAGGTCGTCACCGACAAGGAGTAG
- a CDS encoding MerR family transcriptional regulator gives MLFADGLPQIDRNAGFKGAVAARAAGISYRQLDYWARTGLVEPSLRSAKGSGSQRLYGFRDILVLKLVKRLLDTGISLQQIRTAVSQLHEAGVHDLSQTTLMSDGASVYLCTSNDEVIDLVSRGQGVFGIAVGKVLREVETSLTDLDEHRSATASDDADAVDELAARRKTRKIS, from the coding sequence ATGCTGTTCGCGGACGGCCTGCCGCAGATCGACCGGAACGCCGGGTTCAAGGGAGCGGTCGCGGCGCGCGCTGCCGGGATCAGCTACCGCCAGCTGGACTACTGGGCTCGTACCGGTCTCGTCGAGCCCTCGCTGCGCAGCGCCAAGGGCTCGGGGTCGCAACGCCTCTACGGCTTCCGCGACATCCTCGTCTTGAAGCTCGTCAAGCGCCTGCTCGATACCGGCATCTCGCTGCAGCAGATCCGCACCGCCGTGTCGCAGTTGCACGAGGCCGGCGTGCACGACCTCTCGCAGACCACGCTCATGAGTGACGGGGCGAGTGTCTACCTGTGCACCTCGAACGATGAGGTGATCGACCTCGTGAGCCGGGGGCAGGGAGTCTTCGGTATCGCCGTGGGCAAGGTCCTCCGCGAGGTGGAGACGTCGCTGACCGATCTGGACGAGCACCGCAGTGCGACGGCGTCGGACGATGCAGACGCCGTCGACGAACTCGCGGCACGACGCAAGACCCGCAAGATCTCCTGA
- a CDS encoding MerR family transcriptional regulator produces the protein MGAANARTAHGGLLSIGQVLARLQDDFSDLTPSKLRFLEEQGLVTPERTRSGYRKFAQSHIERLRLILTLQRDHYLPLKVIAEVLEEVDAGRDPVIPGASSRSASSILAPRRVLSSDELQRLTGASAKFLGEIIAAGLLPASEVFPQDAVAQVTALLRLAERGITPRHLRSLRVAAERESELIAQAVATRGVKTGSPHSTEDSLELAGYLETVRSGVLRHRLTGGT, from the coding sequence GTGGGAGCCGCGAACGCTCGCACCGCGCATGGCGGCCTCCTCAGCATCGGCCAGGTACTCGCGCGCCTCCAGGACGACTTCTCCGACCTCACCCCGTCGAAGCTCCGGTTCCTCGAGGAGCAGGGGCTCGTGACTCCGGAGCGCACGCGATCCGGATACCGCAAGTTCGCGCAGAGTCACATCGAGCGGCTCCGACTGATACTGACCCTGCAGCGCGATCACTACCTGCCGCTCAAGGTTATCGCCGAGGTCCTCGAAGAGGTCGACGCGGGGCGCGACCCGGTCATTCCCGGCGCTTCGTCTCGCAGCGCGTCGTCGATCCTAGCGCCGCGACGCGTGTTGAGCAGTGACGAGCTGCAGCGCTTGACCGGTGCCAGTGCGAAGTTTCTGGGTGAGATCATTGCCGCCGGTCTGCTTCCCGCGTCGGAGGTGTTTCCGCAGGACGCCGTTGCCCAGGTCACGGCGCTGCTGCGCCTCGCGGAACGCGGCATCACGCCTCGGCATCTGCGATCCCTCCGCGTTGCAGCCGAGCGCGAGAGCGAGCTCATCGCGCAGGCGGTGGCCACGCGGGGCGTGAAGACCGGTTCTCCGCACTCCACCGAGGACTCGTTGGAACTGGCCGGCTATCTCGAGACGGTGCGATCCGGGGTCCTCAGACACCGGCTGACCGGAGGCACCTGA
- a CDS encoding FHA domain-containing protein produces the protein MNAADKAHHAGDTEARSTQQFRDDLGAMIRARVVDLSIDEQEAVKALPSGAALLVVRRGPDLGARFLLDQDVTVAGRHPAVDIFLDDVTVSRRHAEFVRSGTQFAVRDLGSLNGTFCDGKRIDGEVALDDGIEVQVGKFRFTFFASRFDLSDER, from the coding sequence ATGAACGCAGCAGATAAGGCTCACCACGCGGGTGATACCGAGGCCCGATCGACCCAGCAGTTCCGGGATGATCTCGGCGCGATGATCCGGGCACGGGTCGTCGACCTGAGCATCGATGAGCAGGAGGCCGTGAAGGCCCTGCCGTCCGGCGCCGCTCTGCTCGTCGTGCGCCGTGGCCCCGACCTCGGAGCCCGCTTCCTGCTCGACCAAGACGTCACCGTTGCCGGGCGTCACCCCGCGGTCGACATCTTCCTCGACGATGTGACGGTGTCGCGCCGTCACGCCGAGTTCGTGCGCAGCGGCACGCAGTTCGCGGTGCGTGACCTCGGGTCCCTGAACGGGACGTTCTGCGATGGCAAGCGCATCGACGGCGAGGTCGCGCTCGACGACGGTATCGAGGTGCAGGTCGGCAAGTTCCGATTCACGTTCTTCGCCTCGCGCTTCGACCTTTCCGACGAGCGCTGA
- the mnhG gene encoding monovalent cation/H(+) antiporter subunit G, translated as MFEQILDTLAIICVFLAALLSVAAGIGLLRFTDALSRLHAATKPQIFGLLLMITAIALEDRSFATLIALVPVFVFQSLTAPVAAHMVGRAAYRAGQIDEETLVIDELGPAIEAAQRAEREQGS; from the coding sequence ATGTTTGAACAGATCCTCGACACGCTCGCGATCATCTGCGTCTTCCTCGCCGCACTCCTCTCGGTCGCTGCGGGAATCGGCCTCCTGCGCTTCACCGATGCGCTCAGCCGGCTCCACGCGGCGACCAAGCCGCAGATCTTCGGCCTGCTCTTGATGATCACAGCGATCGCCCTGGAGGACCGCTCGTTCGCAACGCTCATCGCGCTCGTCCCGGTGTTCGTCTTCCAGTCGCTCACGGCCCCGGTCGCCGCCCACATGGTGGGACGGGCGGCCTATCGAGCGGGGCAGATCGACGAGGAGACGCTGGTGATCGACGAGCTCGGTCCCGCGATCGAGGCTGCTCAGCGTGCAGAGCGCGAACAGGGCTCGTGA